A stretch of the Kroppenstedtia eburnea genome encodes the following:
- a CDS encoding GNAT family N-acetyltransferase produces the protein MSEESTVIKLLEGERVYLRPPEKRDLGLFYQSFYNPMVRRLTGTYRVMSMDAMGSWLERVTHDESRLLLCIVDREDDRVVGDVELLEMDPVNRSAHIRIALRDEKEFGKGYGTEAMGLMLDHGFGCLNLHRIELEVFDYNHRAIRTYEKLGFRREGVRREALFYEGAYHDVIQMGLLAREYRKKK, from the coding sequence ATGTCAGAGGAATCAACTGTGATTAAGTTGTTGGAAGGGGAACGGGTCTATTTACGGCCGCCGGAAAAAAGGGACCTGGGACTTTTTTATCAGAGTTTTTACAACCCCATGGTTCGGAGGTTGACGGGGACTTATCGTGTGATGTCCATGGATGCGATGGGCAGTTGGTTGGAACGGGTGACCCATGACGAAAGCCGGTTGCTGTTGTGTATTGTGGACCGGGAGGATGATCGGGTGGTCGGGGATGTGGAGCTGTTGGAGATGGATCCGGTGAACCGGAGTGCTCATATACGGATCGCTCTCCGTGATGAAAAGGAATTTGGAAAAGGGTACGGGACAGAGGCTATGGGTTTGATGTTGGATCACGGCTTCGGTTGTCTCAACCTGCACCGGATCGAGTTGGAGGTTTTCGACTACAATCATCGGGCGATCCGTACATATGAAAAGCTGGGCTTTCGCCGGGAAGGTGTCAGGCGGGAGGCCCTGTTTTACGAAGGTGCCTATCATGATGTGATCCAGATGGGACTGCTGGCCAGGGAGTATCGGAAGAAGAAATAA
- a CDS encoding transglycosylase domain-containing protein, translating into MKISGKKRRVHKIKRLLSFLLIFFITGGLFTIVTGQILMKDSKFPSRPEVTNTVCVSINDMPENLWKAFIAIEDHRFMSHPGIDPYSVARALWVDLKAGKMVQGGSTITMQLARNLYLSEEKTVNRKIKESIIAANLEILYTKREILEMYLNTIYLGSGSYGVENAANLYFGKTVRNQDKHNLQQINLSEAATLAALPKAPERYSPFNHLRLAKERRNLVLKRMAELGMISEVEMKSAMREEIQLTEYKSTSSTDSHPLKKSDAPAGHWCLHKKSETLSMWINKAHYGSRTVYVLDEPSGATLK; encoded by the coding sequence ATGAAAATTTCCGGAAAAAAACGACGGGTTCACAAAATAAAACGACTGCTTTCATTCCTGTTGATTTTTTTCATTACCGGAGGATTGTTCACCATAGTTACCGGTCAGATCCTGATGAAGGACAGCAAGTTTCCCTCCCGGCCCGAGGTGACAAACACCGTCTGTGTCTCCATAAACGACATGCCCGAGAACCTGTGGAAGGCTTTCATTGCGATCGAAGATCACCGGTTTATGTCCCATCCGGGCATTGATCCTTATTCGGTGGCACGTGCCTTATGGGTTGATCTCAAAGCGGGGAAAATGGTTCAAGGCGGAAGCACGATCACCATGCAGTTAGCCCGCAACCTTTATCTGAGCGAGGAAAAAACAGTCAACCGCAAGATCAAAGAGAGCATCATTGCGGCCAATCTGGAGATCCTGTATACCAAACGTGAAATATTGGAGATGTATCTGAACACGATCTACCTCGGCAGCGGATCGTATGGCGTTGAGAATGCTGCCAACCTGTACTTTGGCAAAACCGTGCGGAACCAGGACAAGCACAACCTCCAACAGATCAATCTGAGTGAAGCAGCCACATTGGCCGCTCTCCCCAAGGCCCCGGAAAGATATTCACCCTTCAACCATCTGAGGCTGGCAAAAGAACGGAGAAACCTCGTTCTGAAACGGATGGCAGAGTTGGGCATGATTTCCGAAGTTGAAATGAAAAGCGCCATGAGGGAGGAGATTCAGCTCACCGAATACAAAAGCACCTCCTCAACGGACTCCCATCCCCTAAAAAAAAGTGATGCACCAGCAGGTCATTGGTGCCTACACAAGAAAAGTGAGACACTTTCAATGTGGATCAATAAAGCTCACTATGGTTCAAGGACGGTATACGTGTTGGATGAGCCTTCCGGAGCAACATTAAAATAG
- a CDS encoding DUF4253 domain-containing protein, whose product MIFEQVCEELKKSTGEELKQVLVFDHEAKEVDCGARLAEFEGDDANEVYERLKDRVDDNVQLAFHCTGIIVGESASQWDLLRWAQTHGINYGLDTEDLVRELEKVDAKYGIKLIRVDRDQVHFRLKELPEELDVFIDHLCRFCPDLLAQMYHDPEVLKKEIRETKTVPLWWD is encoded by the coding sequence GTGATATTCGAGCAGGTCTGTGAAGAACTGAAGAAGAGTACAGGAGAGGAACTGAAGCAGGTTTTGGTATTTGACCATGAGGCAAAAGAGGTGGATTGCGGTGCCCGCCTGGCGGAGTTTGAGGGGGATGATGCCAATGAAGTTTATGAACGGTTGAAGGACAGGGTGGATGACAATGTTCAGTTGGCTTTTCATTGTACCGGAATCATCGTTGGGGAGTCCGCTTCCCAGTGGGATCTCCTTCGTTGGGCGCAAACCCACGGGATCAATTATGGTCTGGATACGGAGGATTTGGTCCGGGAACTTGAGAAAGTGGATGCGAAATATGGGATCAAACTGATCCGGGTGGACAGGGATCAAGTGCATTTCCGATTAAAGGAGTTACCGGAGGAGTTAGATGTTTTTATTGATCATTTGTGTCGTTTCTGTCCGGATCTTCTCGCGCAAATGTATCATGATCCCGAAGTATTAAAAAAAGAGATCCGGGAAACAAAAACAGTGCCACTTTGGTGGGACTAA
- a CDS encoding bifunctional 2-keto-4-hydroxyglutarate aldolase/2-keto-3-deoxy-6-phosphogluconate aldolase yields MMRKRDILTKIEESGLVAVVRADHADQAKRITEAAMKGGVVSIEITYTVSGATDVIKELGTEFGDDLIVGAGTVLDAATARIAILAGAKYVVSPYLDEETARLCNRYQIPYMPGVMTIKDIVHGLECGAEVMKVFPGELMGPKVIKAIKGPIPQANLMPTGGVSVDNVADWIRAGAVAVGAGGSLIGKPDEDGYEKITETAKQFIEQIKFARNE; encoded by the coding sequence ATGATGCGGAAACGGGACATCCTGACCAAAATTGAAGAGAGCGGCCTGGTCGCGGTCGTCCGTGCAGACCATGCCGACCAGGCAAAACGGATCACAGAAGCGGCGATGAAGGGCGGCGTGGTATCGATAGAGATTACGTATACGGTATCCGGCGCAACGGACGTCATCAAGGAACTGGGCACCGAGTTCGGCGATGACCTCATCGTCGGGGCCGGCACAGTGTTGGATGCCGCAACGGCACGCATCGCCATCCTGGCTGGCGCGAAGTACGTCGTCAGCCCGTACCTGGATGAGGAAACGGCACGGCTGTGCAATCGGTACCAGATCCCATACATGCCGGGCGTCATGACAATCAAGGACATCGTGCATGGGCTTGAGTGCGGCGCGGAAGTGATGAAAGTGTTCCCGGGCGAGCTGATGGGACCAAAAGTGATCAAGGCGATCAAAGGCCCGATCCCGCAGGCGAACCTCATGCCAACGGGTGGGGTTTCCGTTGACAACGTCGCCGACTGGATTCGCGCGGGTGCTGTTGCCGTTGGAGCGGGTGGCAGCCTGATCGGCAAGCCGGATGAGGACGGTTACGAGAAGATCACGGAAACCGCCAAGCAGTTTATTGAGCAGATCAAGTTTGCGCGAAATGAATGA
- a CDS encoding uracil-DNA glycosylase family protein, whose protein sequence is MDRHFRAYDKEAARRACLKHLERQLEEKSPQWVMCLGNVAVQWFFLDPEAEVRALRGSWHTVREIGTRVSYHPLAVRRRPNLRSRFLEDWRALGEGFRGK, encoded by the coding sequence ATGGACAGACACTTCCGGGCCTATGACAAGGAGGCGGCACGCAGGGCGTGCCTGAAGCACCTGGAGCGACAACTGGAGGAGAAATCCCCACAGTGGGTTATGTGTCTGGGGAATGTGGCGGTGCAATGGTTTTTCCTTGACCCGGAAGCGGAGGTGAGGGCGTTGCGTGGCAGCTGGCATACCGTCCGGGAAATCGGGACCCGGGTCAGCTATCATCCCTTGGCCGTCCGCCGGCGTCCCAACCTGCGTTCACGATTCCTGGAGGACTGGAGGGCGCTCGGGGAGGGCTTCCGGGGAAAATAA
- a CDS encoding MurR/RpiR family transcriptional regulator translates to MYAQSILERIQTNYHLFSTKEKLLADYIIQYRETIVDIKIEELAEKTSISPATITRFCKKLECKSFIEFKVLLNRSMAGKLPQEDYLNQVKQNYLETIQSTASMLDMDHVNQLIQWLKEARKIGIYGLGSSGLSALEFKYRLMRMGFCVDALTDSHMMLMNSTLSGSTDVIIAISNSGVTHEVVDAVREGKKQGAKIAVITNHDYTPLTEVSDLVLLTSCTSRLLNDPKFINYQLGILYVLDVVSIKLLEETTPDQNRNLTLQVLANHEKI, encoded by the coding sequence TTGTATGCACAATCTATTTTAGAACGAATCCAAACCAATTATCATTTATTTTCAACCAAGGAGAAACTGTTAGCCGATTACATCATTCAGTACCGGGAAACCATAGTCGATATCAAAATTGAAGAGCTTGCGGAAAAAACAAGTATTTCCCCTGCGACGATCACCCGATTTTGCAAAAAACTGGAATGCAAGAGTTTTATTGAATTTAAAGTCTTACTCAATCGTTCCATGGCCGGAAAGCTTCCACAGGAAGACTATTTAAACCAGGTAAAACAAAACTATCTTGAAACGATTCAATCCACGGCCTCCATGTTGGACATGGACCATGTGAATCAATTGATCCAATGGTTAAAAGAAGCCCGTAAAATCGGCATTTATGGCTTGGGTAGTTCCGGCCTCTCCGCCTTGGAGTTTAAATATCGCCTGATGCGTATGGGTTTCTGTGTTGATGCACTTACCGACTCCCATATGATGTTGATGAATTCCACTCTGTCGGGGTCTACTGATGTAATCATCGCCATATCCAATTCAGGTGTTACCCATGAGGTGGTGGATGCCGTTCGGGAAGGAAAAAAACAGGGAGCAAAAATCGCCGTCATTACCAATCATGACTACACTCCACTAACCGAGGTATCTGATCTGGTCTTGTTAACATCCTGCACCTCGAGATTGTTGAACGATCCCAAATTTATCAATTATCAGCTGGGCATCCTTTACGTACTTGATGTAGTCTCTATTAAATTACTGGAAGAGACCACTCCGGATCAAAACCGAAACCTCACCCTTCAGGTGCTGGCAAACCATGAAAAAATATAA
- a CDS encoding acyl-CoA thioesterase codes for MKPIPTEKSRAVKTSLVLPPDTNYMGTIFGGKVLAYIDEVAGIAAMRHSGRPVVTASIDSVDFLLPVREGDIMTVEAFVTWTGRTSMEVYTQVTTEKGPGGEPRLTATSFVTMVAVGDDGKPVPVPPVLPRTEEEKRLYETAPERQQSRKRGREL; via the coding sequence GTGAAACCTATCCCGACAGAAAAGTCCCGCGCAGTCAAGACATCACTGGTCTTGCCGCCGGACACCAATTATATGGGCACCATCTTCGGTGGCAAGGTATTGGCATATATCGACGAGGTGGCGGGGATTGCTGCCATGCGCCACTCGGGGCGGCCGGTGGTCACCGCATCGATCGATTCCGTCGACTTTCTCCTTCCGGTGAGAGAGGGGGACATTATGACCGTGGAAGCCTTTGTCACCTGGACAGGACGCACCTCGATGGAGGTGTACACCCAGGTGACAACGGAGAAGGGTCCCGGTGGGGAGCCCCGGTTGACGGCCACCTCCTTTGTCACCATGGTGGCGGTGGGGGACGACGGCAAACCGGTTCCCGTCCCACCGGTATTGCCCCGGACGGAGGAGGAAAAGCGGCTCTACGAAACGG
- a CDS encoding maltose/glucose-specific PTS transporter subunit IIC, with the protein MGVFFEKAQRLGKSFMLPIAVLPAAGLLLGIGGALSNPNTLVAYPFLNVPWLQAIFSVMSSAGSIVFANLPVIFAIGVAVGLARSDKGTAGLAALLGFLVMNATINSLLQITGKLAKPDQLASVGQGMVLGIQSLETGVFGGVVVGILTYFLHNRFNKVQLPQFLGFFGGSRFIPIITSFASIFLGILMFIVWPFIQQGIFHMGGLVQATGYIGTLIYGFVLRLLGPFGLHHIFYLPFWTTGLGGSEIVNGQLVEGTQKIFFAQLADPNVDKFYIGTARFMSGRFITMMFGLIGAALAIYHTAKPENKKKVFGLMLSAALTSFLTGITEPIEFAFLFVAPFLYVIHAFFDGLAFMLAHVFQITIGQTFSGGFIDFVLFGILQGNDKTNWIYVPIIGAIWFFLYYFSFRFFITRFNLKTPGREEGNEVDSQAPISTSSSSRAGLIIEGLGGAENIRDVDCCATRLRVTVHDSNKVSEETLKQTDPRGVVTRGNGVQVIYGPQVTIIKNEVEELLGES; encoded by the coding sequence ATGGGTGTTTTCTTCGAGAAGGCGCAGCGGCTTGGAAAGTCGTTTATGCTTCCGATTGCGGTATTGCCCGCGGCAGGTTTATTGCTGGGGATTGGGGGAGCTCTTTCGAATCCCAATACACTGGTAGCCTATCCATTTCTGAATGTGCCTTGGTTACAGGCCATCTTTTCGGTTATGAGTTCGGCAGGCTCCATTGTATTTGCCAATCTTCCCGTGATTTTCGCGATTGGAGTGGCTGTGGGCCTGGCCCGATCAGATAAAGGGACGGCCGGTCTGGCAGCTTTGCTTGGCTTTCTGGTGATGAATGCCACGATCAATTCTCTTTTGCAGATTACGGGAAAATTGGCCAAACCAGATCAACTGGCCAGTGTGGGACAAGGCATGGTTTTAGGGATCCAGTCCCTGGAGACCGGGGTATTCGGCGGAGTCGTAGTCGGGATTTTGACTTATTTCTTGCACAACCGTTTTAACAAAGTTCAGTTGCCTCAGTTCTTGGGCTTTTTTGGAGGTTCCCGTTTCATTCCGATCATTACCTCATTCGCGTCAATTTTCTTGGGTATACTCATGTTTATCGTCTGGCCTTTTATTCAACAGGGAATTTTCCATATGGGAGGTCTGGTACAGGCAACAGGGTATATCGGAACGTTGATATACGGTTTTGTCTTGCGTCTGTTGGGACCGTTCGGTCTTCACCATATCTTCTACTTGCCATTCTGGACGACCGGTCTGGGCGGTTCTGAGATCGTTAACGGGCAGTTGGTGGAGGGAACACAAAAGATCTTCTTTGCTCAGTTGGCAGATCCGAATGTGGATAAATTCTATATCGGGACTGCGCGTTTTATGTCCGGTCGTTTTATTACGATGATGTTTGGGTTGATTGGGGCGGCCCTTGCGATTTATCATACGGCCAAACCGGAGAACAAGAAAAAAGTGTTCGGTTTGATGCTGTCTGCGGCACTGACATCATTCTTAACCGGGATTACGGAACCGATTGAATTCGCTTTCCTGTTTGTCGCACCCTTCTTATATGTGATTCATGCTTTCTTTGACGGGCTGGCCTTTATGCTGGCACACGTCTTCCAGATTACGATCGGTCAAACGTTCTCCGGTGGATTTATCGACTTTGTCCTGTTTGGCATCTTGCAGGGCAATGATAAAACCAATTGGATTTACGTTCCGATCATCGGGGCGATCTGGTTCTTCCTCTACTACTTTTCCTTCCGTTTCTTCATCACTCGCTTCAACCTAAAAACGCCTGGACGTGAAGAGGGAAATGAGGTTGATTCACAAGCCCCCATCTCCACTTCATCCTCCTCCCGGGCCGGGTTGATTATTGAGGGATTGGGTGGAGCGGAGAATATCCGGGATGTCGACTGCTGTGCCACACGGCTTCGCGTAACTGTTCACGACAGCAACAAAGTATCGGAGGAGACCTTGAAACAGACCGATCCGAGAGGTGTAGTGACCCGGGGTAACGGCGTGCAGGTGATTTATGGACCGCAGGTGACGATCATCAAAAATGAAGTAGAAGAGTTGTTAGGAGAATCGTAA
- a CDS encoding YdcF family protein, whose amino-acid sequence MKKRWLWSGVILCLIFALLIIPFWVQASRYDDVRVADHPRDAALVLGAALWDSQPSPALRERLQMALSLYHKGQVQWIICSGGVGDDGISEAEGMKRYLMEQGVPPKDLLLEEESTNTKENLQYSKKLLKPNDIQNIYLVTHDYHMYRSLALARQAGIRAEPAPVHSSVLFTPYYKARECLSIIKYRLTK is encoded by the coding sequence TTGAAAAAACGATGGCTTTGGAGCGGAGTGATCCTGTGTCTCATCTTTGCCCTTTTAATAATCCCTTTCTGGGTGCAGGCCTCCCGCTATGATGATGTCCGAGTGGCCGATCATCCGCGGGATGCGGCTCTGGTGCTGGGAGCAGCCCTCTGGGACAGCCAACCGAGCCCGGCGTTGCGGGAGCGGTTGCAGATGGCCCTCTCTTTGTACCACAAAGGACAGGTCCAGTGGATCATCTGTTCCGGCGGCGTTGGAGACGACGGGATCTCCGAAGCGGAAGGGATGAAGAGATACCTGATGGAGCAGGGGGTTCCGCCCAAGGATTTGCTTCTGGAAGAAGAATCGACCAATACGAAGGAAAACCTGCAATACTCCAAAAAACTCCTCAAACCGAACGACATTCAAAACATCTATCTCGTCACCCATGATTATCACATGTACCGGTCCCTCGCCTTGGCCCGGCAAGCCGGGATCCGCGCCGAACCCGCCCCCGTCCACTCCAGCGTCCTGTTCACCCCCTATTACAAGGCCCGGGAATGCCTGTCCATAATCAAATATCGATTGACCAAATAA
- a CDS encoding N-acetylmannosamine-6-phosphate 2-epimerase yields the protein MTNHEVLQSLFNQLIVSCQALEDEPLHGGRIMAKMALAAQQGGAAGIRANSREDIAAIKENVDLPVIGIVKRDYPDSSVYITPTMLEIEELVSVGPEMIALDATNRLRPGSLTLEELVGQIKERFPDQLLMADVSTVEEAVAAERLGFDVVSTTLVGYTRETEGKKIYDDDFAIVKEILQSVNIPVFAEGNVYTPETAKRCLELGCHAVVVGGAITRPQQITRRFVEGISSC from the coding sequence ATGACCAACCATGAAGTTTTGCAGAGCCTGTTTAACCAGTTAATCGTCTCTTGTCAGGCATTGGAAGATGAACCGTTACATGGAGGGCGCATCATGGCCAAGATGGCGCTGGCGGCGCAACAGGGAGGTGCCGCCGGGATTCGTGCCAATTCCCGGGAAGATATCGCAGCAATCAAGGAGAATGTCGATCTGCCGGTGATTGGGATTGTAAAACGAGATTATCCCGATTCATCGGTCTATATAACCCCAACGATGCTTGAGATTGAAGAACTCGTCTCCGTCGGACCTGAAATGATCGCATTGGATGCAACGAACCGGTTACGTCCCGGCTCACTCACGCTGGAAGAGCTGGTGGGGCAGATCAAAGAAAGATTTCCGGATCAACTGTTGATGGCGGATGTCTCCACGGTGGAGGAGGCGGTAGCGGCAGAAAGATTGGGGTTTGATGTGGTTTCCACTACACTGGTGGGCTATACGAGGGAGACTGAGGGAAAAAAGATTTATGATGATGACTTCGCAATTGTGAAAGAAATATTGCAAAGTGTAAATATCCCGGTGTTCGCGGAAGGAAATGTTTATACACCGGAAACGGCAAAACGTTGTCTGGAATTAGGATGTCATGCGGTGGTTGTCGGAGGTGCCATCACCCGCCCACAACAGATCACCCGACGTTTTGTAGAGGGGATTTCTTCCTGTTGA